A single genomic interval of Centropristis striata isolate RG_2023a ecotype Rhode Island chromosome 8, C.striata_1.0, whole genome shotgun sequence harbors:
- the slc2a3b gene encoding solute carrier family 2, facilitated glucose transporter member 3, protein MERMEDEKPKKRVTLYLLYCVSTAVIGSLQFGYNTGVINAPEQKLRRFFQNVSEERYGEPFSPGANTMVWSFAVAIFSVGGMIGSFSVGAMVNKFGRRKSMLFNNILALIGGGLMGLSGVSQSFEMVIIGRFVIGVFCGLCTGLTPMYVGEISPTAVRGAFGTLHQLGVVIGILVAQIFGLEFLLGSDALWPLLLALTVLPAIMQSIMLIFCPESPRYLLIVLNQEEEARKALVRLRGSEDVSDDLQEMKEEAMKMAMEKKVTIPELFRSRNYRQPIIIAIVLQLSQQLSGINAVFYYSTGIFETAGVTQPIYATIGAGVVNTVFTVVSLFLVERAGRRTLHLIGLAGMAIFALIMTISLSLVKTNDSLSYLAIVAVFGFVASFEMGPGPIPWFIVAELFSQGPRPAAMAVSGFSNWTANFLVGLGFPKLEELCGPYVFIIFMVFLIFFFIFTFLRVPETRGRTFDDIAQGFAASAGKPSPVSEAVVAGLTESKEPVPTSPTDKVPMVDLP, encoded by the exons ATGGAGCGGATGGAGGATGAAAAG CCGAAGAAGAGGGTGACCTTATATCTTCTCTACTGCGTTTCAACAGCGGTCATCGGCTCGCTTCAGTTTGGCTACAACACCGGGGTCATCAATGCCCcagagcag AAACTGCGCAGGTTCTTCCAGAATGTGTCGGAGGAGCGGTACGGGGAACCCTTCAGCCCCGGAGCCAACACCATGGTGTGGAGCTTCGCTGTGGCCATCTTCAGCGTGGGAGGCATGATCGGGTCGTTCTCTGTCGGAGCCATGGTCAACAAATTTGGCAG GCGTAAGTCCATGCTGTTCAATAACATCCTGGCTCTAATCGGTGGGGGTCTGATGGGACTATCGGGTGTGAGTCAATCTTTTGAGATGGTGATTATCGGCCGGTTCGTCATCGGAGTGTTCTGCGGTCTGTGCACGGGACTGACACCCATGTACGTGGGCGAGATCTCTCCCACTGCTGTCCGAGGAGCCTTCGGCACGCTGCACCAGCTGGGCGTCGTTATTGGCATCCTGGTGGCACAG atcttcGGTCTGGAGTTCCTGCTTGGTTCAGACGCTCTGTGGCCTCTGCTGCTGGCTCTGACCGTCCTGCCCGCCATAATGCAGAGCATCATGCTGATCTTCTGTCCTGAAAGCCCCCGCTACCTGCTTATTGTGCTAAACCAGGAGGAAGAGGCAAGAAAAG CGCTGGTGCGTCTGCGCGGCTCTGAGGATGTGAGCGATGATCTTCAGGAGATGAAGGAAGAAGCGATGAAGATGGCCATGGAGAAGAAAGTGACCATCCCTGAACTCTTCCGCTCCCGCAATTACCGTCAACCAATCATCATCGCTATAGTCCTCCAGCTCTCTCAGCAGCTGTCTGGTATCAACGCT GTGTTTTACTACTCTACAGGCATATTTGAAACAGCTGGTGTGACTCAACCAATCTACGCCACCATAGGAGCTGGAGTTGTCAACACTGTGTTTACTGTTGTCTCT CTCTTCCTGGTTGAACGGGCTGGACGAAGGACGTTGCATCTGATTGGATTGGCTGGAATGGCCATCTTTGCCCTCATTATGaccatctctctgtctttggTG AAGACCAACGATTCTCTGAGCTACCTTGCCATCGTGGCTGTGTTTGGCTTTGTTGCCAGTTTTGAGATGGGTCCAGGTCCCATTCCCTGGTTCATTGTGGCTGAGCTCTTCTCCCAGGGGCCGCGACCTGCCGCCATGGCCGTCTCTGGTTTCTCCAACTGGACCGCCAACTTCCTGGTGGGCCTGGGCTTCCCTAAACTGGAG gAACTTTGTGGTCCTTACGTCTTCATTATCTTCATGGTCttcctcatcttcttcttcatcttcaccTTCCTGCGAGTGCCTGAGACCAGAGGTCGGACCTTTGACGACATCGCTCAGGGATTCGCTGCCAGCGCAGGGAAACCTTCTCCGGTGTCTGAGGCGGTGGTGGCCGGGCTGACAGAGAGCAAAGAACCTGTCCCCACGTCCCCCACAGACAAAGTTCCCATGGTGGATCTTCCTTAG